One part of the Granulicella arctica genome encodes these proteins:
- a CDS encoding ABC transporter permease: MATALAPLPVRRTARALPIFLKETKYEFLKLLRTRSFSLSIIGFPVMFYVLFGVMNRHVYDGNVSVAKVMLGGYACFGAIGAALFGIGVGLANERSQGWLELKRASPMPPLAYLFGKCVTAMAFGLIIVTILTVIGIEFADVSITPMEIAKMFGMSAVGSIVFASMGLLLALLVPANAAPGVVNLIYLPMSFLSGLWIPVRFLPHAVQKVAPLLPTYHLSQLMLSIFGYRDQISLTTHWGGLAGFTLLMLGISWAVFNRQENA; encoded by the coding sequence ATGGCTACTGCACTCGCTCCCCTTCCCGTTCGCCGCACTGCTCGGGCGTTGCCGATCTTTTTGAAAGAGACGAAGTACGAGTTTCTAAAGCTGTTGCGGACGAGGTCGTTCTCGCTGTCGATCATCGGTTTTCCGGTCATGTTTTATGTGCTGTTCGGCGTGATGAATCGTCATGTCTACGACGGCAACGTAAGTGTCGCCAAGGTGATGCTGGGCGGGTATGCGTGCTTCGGTGCAATTGGCGCTGCCTTGTTTGGCATCGGCGTGGGGCTTGCGAATGAGCGCTCGCAGGGGTGGCTGGAGTTGAAACGCGCGAGTCCAATGCCGCCGCTGGCGTACCTGTTCGGGAAGTGTGTGACGGCGATGGCATTTGGACTCATCATTGTTACAATTTTGACGGTCATCGGGATTGAGTTCGCGGACGTGTCGATCACGCCGATGGAGATTGCGAAGATGTTTGGCATGTCGGCGGTGGGTTCGATTGTGTTCGCGAGTATGGGGCTGCTGCTGGCATTGTTGGTGCCGGCGAACGCCGCGCCCGGCGTAGTGAATCTGATCTATCTGCCGATGTCGTTCCTGAGTGGGCTGTGGATTCCGGTGCGTTTTCTTCCACATGCTGTGCAGAAGGTGGCGCCGCTGCTGCCGACGTATCACCTGTCGCAGTTGATGTTGAGCATCTTTGGCTATCGTGACCAGATATCGCTGACGACGCACTGGGGCGGCCTGGCTGGGTTCACATTGTTGATGCTGGGTATAAGCTGGGCGGTGTTCAACCGGCAGGAGAACGCTTAA
- a CDS encoding ABC transporter ATP-binding protein, which produces MATIASIHKEHVEQHIPTKTIELPHAVAALVGVTKRYGANTALDGLSLSLHAGEVVALLGPNGAGKSTAVRLMLGLTGPTAGAVRVFGCDPRMVASRARVGAMLQVASVPKSLKVREHIDLFRSYYPAPLAFDEVVRIAQLQGIENRLYEHLSGGQRQRLLFGLAMCGDPDLVFLDEPTVGMDIEARRGLWAQIRLLAERGKTVLLTTHYLEEADALAHRIVVIDKGRVVSEGTPAEIKSRGAGRTIRCATRLTAEFLWTLPSVTAVEQVRGLTVVTAMQVEAVVREMLLRDEALSELEIASPALEDAFLALTTPATASN; this is translated from the coding sequence ATGGCTACCATTGCATCGATCCATAAAGAGCACGTTGAACAGCACATTCCTACGAAGACGATTGAGTTGCCGCATGCTGTCGCGGCGCTTGTTGGGGTGACGAAACGATACGGCGCGAATACAGCGCTCGATGGGCTAAGCCTGAGCCTACATGCGGGTGAGGTGGTGGCGTTGCTGGGGCCGAATGGCGCGGGGAAATCTACCGCGGTGCGGCTGATGCTGGGGTTGACGGGGCCGACGGCTGGCGCGGTGCGGGTGTTCGGCTGCGACCCGCGCATGGTGGCGTCGCGGGCTCGCGTGGGAGCGATGCTACAGGTTGCGAGTGTGCCCAAGTCACTGAAGGTGCGCGAGCATATAGATCTGTTTCGCAGCTACTATCCGGCGCCGCTGGCGTTCGATGAGGTGGTGCGGATTGCGCAGTTGCAGGGGATTGAGAATCGCTTGTACGAACACCTGAGCGGTGGGCAGAGGCAGCGGCTGCTGTTCGGGCTGGCGATGTGCGGCGATCCGGACCTGGTGTTTCTGGATGAACCGACGGTGGGGATGGATATTGAGGCGCGGCGCGGGTTGTGGGCGCAGATACGGCTGTTGGCCGAGCGCGGCAAGACAGTGCTCTTGACGACGCACTATCTCGAAGAGGCGGACGCGCTGGCGCATCGGATCGTCGTGATCGACAAGGGGCGCGTGGTGTCGGAGGGCACTCCGGCGGAGATCAAGAGCCGTGGAGCTGGACGGACGATTCGTTGCGCGACGCGGTTGACGGCGGAGTTTCTGTGGACGTTGCCGAGCGTGACGGCCGTCGAACAGGTGCGCGGACTGACCGTCGTGACGGCGATGCAGGTGGAGGCGGTGGTCCGCGAGATGCTGCTGCGCGATGAGGCGCTCAGCGAGTTGGAGATTGCGAGCCCGGCGCTTGAGGATGCGTTTCTCGCGTTGACGACTCCGGCGACCGCTTCGAACTGA
- a CDS encoding Y-family DNA polymerase: protein MASSTQPDRFGFLHIDLNSFFASVEQQIHPEYRGRPLAVVPTMADTTCCIAASYEAKDLGIKTGTQVGEAKRICPDIVLIEGDHEEYAKYSKAIADAVELCCPVAHTPSIDEMVCELIGREREPPRARQIALEIKQAIYRDVGVALRCSIGMAPNRYLAKIASDMQKPDGLIGLLPSQLPRAIAHLELRDLPGVGARTEVRLNAKGITTMEQLLALDRTGMHGLFNSVWGDRMYHWLRGAESGDDGAPVASGVQKSLGHSHVMAPEHRSQDGAWAVAHKLLHKAAMRLRMEKFYAGSMGVAIRYQLTREQASRVSAKKHFSGIKHSGWGMEARFRDCQDTLSLLEVLRGVWKQRPQGAEFERPFFVGVTLRDLIPASEHQDSLFGDVNNRGELSATMDKLNLKYGHTTLHFAGMLPARESAPTRIAFTQIPVQYGVDYM from the coding sequence ATGGCCTCCTCAACTCAACCCGACCGTTTTGGCTTTCTGCATATCGACCTGAACAGCTTCTTTGCGTCGGTGGAGCAGCAGATCCATCCGGAGTATCGTGGACGGCCTCTGGCGGTGGTGCCGACGATGGCGGATACGACGTGCTGCATTGCGGCGAGCTACGAGGCGAAGGATCTGGGGATCAAGACCGGGACGCAGGTAGGTGAGGCGAAGCGGATTTGCCCTGATATTGTGCTGATCGAGGGCGACCATGAGGAGTATGCGAAGTACTCGAAGGCGATTGCCGATGCGGTAGAGCTTTGCTGTCCGGTGGCGCATACGCCTTCGATCGATGAGATGGTCTGCGAGTTGATAGGACGGGAGCGGGAGCCGCCGCGGGCGCGACAGATTGCGCTGGAGATCAAGCAGGCTATCTATCGGGATGTCGGGGTGGCACTGCGGTGTTCGATTGGGATGGCTCCGAACCGCTACCTGGCGAAGATTGCGAGCGATATGCAGAAGCCGGACGGGTTGATCGGGCTGCTGCCGTCGCAGTTGCCGCGTGCGATTGCGCATCTTGAACTGCGCGATCTGCCGGGCGTCGGCGCGAGGACCGAGGTGCGGCTGAACGCGAAGGGCATTACGACGATGGAGCAGTTGCTGGCGCTCGACCGGACGGGGATGCATGGGCTCTTCAACAGCGTGTGGGGCGATCGGATGTACCACTGGCTGCGGGGCGCGGAGTCGGGTGACGATGGCGCGCCGGTGGCGAGCGGGGTGCAGAAGTCGCTGGGGCACTCGCATGTGATGGCGCCGGAGCATCGCAGCCAGGATGGGGCGTGGGCGGTGGCGCACAAGCTACTGCACAAGGCGGCGATGCGGCTGCGGATGGAGAAGTTCTATGCGGGATCGATGGGGGTGGCGATCCGGTATCAACTGACGCGAGAGCAGGCGTCGCGGGTGAGTGCGAAGAAGCATTTTTCGGGGATCAAGCACTCGGGCTGGGGAATGGAGGCGCGGTTCCGCGACTGCCAGGATACGTTGTCGCTGCTGGAGGTGCTGCGCGGGGTGTGGAAGCAGCGGCCGCAGGGTGCGGAGTTTGAGCGGCCGTTCTTTGTAGGGGTGACGCTGCGGGACTTGATTCCGGCGAGCGAACATCAGGATTCGCTGTTCGGCGATGTGAACAACCGGGGCGAGCTGTCGGCGACGATGGACAAGCTGAACCTGAAGTATGGGCATACAACGCTGCACTTTGCAGGGATGCTGCCTGCGCGGGAGAGTGCGCCGACGCGGATTGCGTTCACGCAGATTCCGGTGCAGTATGGCGTGGATTATATGTAG
- a CDS encoding alpha/beta hydrolase — MKPLIFALCIFFASGSLSAQKFVWQPSPGHTQIPIWPGAAPDPQPVAGPEHAEATGKESLVAGKPWVAVSNVSRPTMTVYSPQGKNTGAAVVVFPGGGYQILAIDLEGTEVCDWLTTKGITCVLLKYRVTDVGSYPKSGPYPESPMALEDAQRAMGLVRFHAAEWHIDPHKIGVLGFSAGGHLSAAISTHYAKRLYPAVDAADKESCRPDFAVPIYPGHLSLAAAESDARQGTKKFVVPHSATADKELTLNPEVPVTPQTPPTFLLQNEDDHVDNVDDSLAYYIALKKAGVPVEMHLYAQGGHAFGLRRTKLPVTAWPQLVETWLGSIGMIPE, encoded by the coding sequence ATGAAGCCTTTGATCTTTGCTCTCTGTATTTTCTTCGCGTCTGGCAGTCTGAGCGCGCAAAAGTTTGTGTGGCAGCCGTCGCCAGGACATACGCAGATACCGATATGGCCGGGAGCGGCCCCTGATCCGCAGCCTGTCGCAGGGCCAGAACACGCTGAGGCAACGGGAAAGGAGTCTCTGGTTGCCGGCAAGCCCTGGGTTGCAGTGAGCAACGTTTCGCGGCCTACGATGACGGTCTACTCCCCACAGGGAAAGAATACCGGTGCTGCGGTCGTCGTCTTCCCTGGCGGGGGCTATCAGATTCTAGCCATCGATCTTGAAGGCACGGAGGTCTGTGACTGGCTGACGACCAAAGGGATTACATGCGTGCTGTTGAAGTACCGCGTGACGGATGTAGGATCGTATCCAAAATCGGGGCCGTACCCGGAATCACCGATGGCGTTGGAGGATGCGCAAAGGGCAATGGGGCTGGTACGCTTTCATGCGGCAGAGTGGCACATCGATCCTCATAAGATTGGAGTGCTCGGGTTTTCGGCGGGTGGACATCTGTCGGCTGCGATCAGCACCCACTACGCAAAGCGTTTATACCCGGCTGTCGATGCCGCCGACAAAGAAAGCTGCCGACCGGACTTTGCAGTGCCTATCTATCCAGGTCATCTGTCGCTTGCCGCGGCGGAATCGGATGCCAGGCAAGGCACCAAAAAGTTCGTGGTTCCCCATTCGGCGACCGCCGATAAAGAACTTACGTTGAATCCCGAAGTTCCAGTGACACCTCAGACACCTCCTACGTTCTTGCTACAGAACGAGGATGACCACGTGGACAACGTAGACGACTCGCTTGCTTACTACATTGCTCTGAAGAAGGCTGGCGTTCCCGTGGAGATGCATTTATACGCGCAGGGCGGCCACGCGTTCGGGCTGCGACGCACAAAACTTCCGGTGACGGCATGGCCTCAGTTGGTAGAGACATGGCTGGGGTCGATCGGGATGATCCCGGAGTAG
- a CDS encoding acyl-CoA carboxylase subunit beta produces MAPSPAPHQIKLAELAARHAIADEGGGTERRTRERASGKLSARERIDLLLDEGTFEETDKFVTHRATDFGMAAQRVPGDGFITGYGRIHGRVVFVFAQDFTVFGGSLSEANAAKIVKIMDTAMRVGAPIIGLNDSGGARIQEGVVSLAGYADIFLRNTLASGVVPQISAILGPCAGGAVYSPAITDFTLMTRKTSYMFVTGPDVIKTVTHEDVTKDELGGGVTHNEISGVAHFLADDDQHCLATIRELLTFLPSNNLDDPPRKPTQDDPARADASLDALIPAESNQPYDMIDVITRIVDDGYLFQTQEHFARNILTGFARMNGRPVGIVANQPAFLAGVLDIDASVKAARFVRFCDAFNIPLLTFEDVPGFLPGLQQEHGGIIRHGAKLLYAFAEATVPKLTVITRKAYGGAYCVMSSKHIRTDLNLAWPTAEIAVMGPEGAVNIVYKREFDTVLRRVEAVMPQGVSLSEEQKLEILAEARKEKVDEFRERFANPYVAAERGYIDAVIRPSETRRRLNAALDMLATKRDKNPPKKHGNIPL; encoded by the coding sequence ATGGCACCCTCTCCCGCCCCGCACCAGATCAAACTCGCCGAACTCGCCGCCCGCCACGCTATCGCTGATGAAGGCGGCGGCACCGAGCGCCGCACCCGCGAACGCGCCTCAGGTAAGCTCTCCGCCCGCGAGCGCATCGACCTGCTCCTCGACGAAGGCACCTTCGAAGAGACCGATAAATTTGTAACCCACCGCGCCACCGACTTCGGCATGGCCGCGCAGCGCGTCCCCGGCGACGGCTTCATCACCGGCTACGGCCGCATCCATGGCCGCGTCGTCTTCGTCTTCGCGCAAGACTTCACCGTCTTCGGTGGTTCGCTCTCCGAGGCCAACGCCGCCAAGATCGTCAAGATCATGGACACCGCCATGCGCGTTGGCGCACCCATCATCGGCCTCAACGACTCTGGCGGCGCACGCATCCAGGAGGGCGTCGTCTCGCTCGCCGGATACGCCGACATCTTCCTCCGCAACACCCTCGCCAGCGGAGTCGTCCCGCAGATCTCAGCCATCCTCGGCCCCTGCGCAGGCGGAGCCGTCTACTCGCCCGCCATCACCGACTTTACCCTCATGACCCGCAAGACCAGCTACATGTTCGTCACCGGCCCCGACGTCATCAAGACCGTCACCCACGAGGACGTCACCAAGGACGAGCTCGGCGGCGGCGTCACCCACAACGAAATCTCCGGCGTCGCCCACTTCCTCGCCGACGACGACCAGCACTGCCTCGCCACCATCCGCGAGCTGCTCACCTTCCTCCCCTCGAACAACCTCGACGACCCACCCCGCAAGCCAACACAGGACGATCCCGCCCGAGCCGACGCGAGCCTCGACGCCCTCATCCCCGCCGAAAGCAACCAGCCCTACGACATGATCGACGTCATCACACGCATCGTGGACGATGGCTATCTCTTCCAGACTCAGGAACACTTCGCCCGCAACATCCTCACCGGCTTCGCCCGCATGAACGGCCGCCCCGTCGGTATCGTGGCAAACCAGCCCGCTTTCCTCGCCGGCGTGCTCGACATCGACGCCAGCGTCAAGGCCGCGCGCTTCGTCCGCTTCTGCGACGCCTTCAACATCCCACTGCTCACCTTCGAGGACGTCCCCGGCTTTCTTCCCGGCCTCCAGCAGGAGCACGGCGGCATCATCCGCCACGGCGCCAAACTCCTCTACGCCTTCGCCGAAGCCACCGTCCCCAAGCTCACCGTCATCACCCGCAAGGCCTACGGCGGAGCGTACTGCGTCATGAGCTCGAAGCACATCCGCACCGACCTCAACCTCGCGTGGCCCACCGCCGAGATCGCCGTCATGGGCCCCGAAGGCGCCGTCAACATCGTCTACAAGCGCGAGTTCGACACCGTCCTCCGCCGCGTCGAAGCCGTCATGCCGCAAGGCGTCTCGCTATCCGAAGAGCAGAAGCTGGAGATCCTCGCCGAAGCACGCAAAGAAAAAGTCGACGAGTTCCGCGAGCGCTTCGCCAACCCCTACGTCGCCGCCGAGCGCGGCTACATCGACGCCGTCATCCGCCCCAGCGAGACCCGCCGCCGCCTCAACGCCGCCCTCGACATGCTCGCCACCAAGCGCGACAAGAACCCGCCGAAGAAACACGGCAACATCCCCCTGTAA
- a CDS encoding alpha/beta hydrolase: MTISSRTRNALVFTFTFALAFLNAVPVFAASVKSQVIVRELRSENIAHNKTGTDPMRKMLVYLPAGYDESSLQRYPVIYFLPNPFEDSYRFDFDHRDAQALFDRAIAEGVIKKFILVAVDMNTTLGSSWYVNSSATGNWEDFMIQELVPYIDANFKTLPNRDSRGIAGIFIGGYGAIRFGMRHPDVFGSVYAMHPVGTGTGVRVSAAIPRWDILASVKSMDDVKKDGGTRIFTTMFQAHLPDPDRPPLFIDLLARQEGDQLVIDAKLMERFRDNFYLETMIPRYADNLKSLRGFKFDWTRNDANFDHVYANQAFTHKLNEFGIIHEAEEYNGAFGADWGVDGRFYTDALPFFQKHMVFTETNEHGQR; the protein is encoded by the coding sequence ATGACGATCTCATCACGAACGCGCAATGCGTTGGTCTTCACGTTCACTTTTGCACTCGCTTTTTTGAATGCGGTTCCGGTCTTTGCCGCTTCTGTAAAAAGCCAAGTCATAGTCCGCGAGTTGCGGTCGGAAAATATTGCACATAATAAAACCGGCACTGATCCAATGAGAAAGATGCTGGTCTATCTCCCTGCTGGCTATGACGAGTCTTCATTACAGCGCTATCCGGTGATCTACTTTCTTCCTAACCCTTTCGAGGATAGCTATCGTTTCGATTTCGATCACAGAGATGCTCAGGCTCTATTTGATCGCGCCATTGCGGAGGGTGTGATTAAGAAATTTATCCTCGTAGCGGTTGATATGAATACAACACTTGGAAGTTCGTGGTACGTGAACTCTTCGGCCACTGGGAACTGGGAAGATTTCATGATCCAGGAGCTGGTGCCGTACATCGATGCAAATTTCAAAACCCTGCCAAACAGGGACTCAAGAGGCATCGCCGGAATTTTTATCGGAGGATATGGAGCTATTCGTTTCGGCATGCGGCATCCGGATGTCTTTGGCTCCGTGTATGCAATGCACCCAGTGGGGACTGGAACAGGCGTCAGGGTCAGTGCGGCAATACCCAGATGGGATATTTTGGCTAGTGTCAAATCCATGGACGACGTGAAGAAAGATGGAGGTACACGGATCTTTACCACCATGTTTCAGGCTCATCTGCCCGATCCCGACAGACCACCTCTGTTCATCGATCTGCTGGCGCGCCAAGAAGGGGATCAACTGGTCATCGATGCCAAACTCATGGAACGCTTCCGCGACAACTTCTATCTGGAAACAATGATTCCCCGATATGCCGACAATCTCAAATCCCTAAGAGGATTCAAGTTTGACTGGACGCGCAACGATGCCAATTTTGACCACGTGTACGCCAACCAAGCCTTCACACATAAGCTGAATGAATTCGGGATTATTCACGAGGCAGAGGAATACAACGGAGCATTTGGAGCAGACTGGGGCGTCGATGGACGGTTCTATACTGATGCTCTGCCATTCTTCCAAAAACATATGGTCTTTACTGAGACCAATGAGCATGGCCAGAGATAG
- a CDS encoding cupin domain-containing protein — protein MPAKIISPANAEHYTWGNHCDGWFLVRTPELNIIEERLPPGTGETRHHHDRARQFFYVLEGELTMEIEYHDFILKASEGIEIAPGQVHQAANRSHADLRILVTSQPPSHGDRIED, from the coding sequence ATGCCTGCAAAAATCATCTCCCCCGCCAACGCCGAGCACTACACCTGGGGCAACCACTGCGACGGCTGGTTCCTCGTCCGCACACCCGAGCTCAACATCATCGAAGAGCGCCTGCCGCCCGGCACCGGCGAGACACGCCACCACCACGACCGCGCCCGACAGTTCTTCTACGTCCTCGAAGGCGAGCTCACCATGGAGATCGAATACCACGACTTCATCCTCAAAGCCAGCGAGGGCATCGAGATCGCTCCCGGCCAGGTCCATCAGGCAGCCAACCGCAGCCACGCAGACCTCCGCATCCTCGTCACCAGCCAGCCGCCAAGCCACGGCGACCGCATCGAAGACTAG
- a CDS encoding carboxypeptidase-like regulatory domain-containing protein — MMMLGCSLALGASAVHGVNLAAQRGPVQRVVQGKVTDKGDAAVNGAVVYLKDDHTMAVKSFITQADGTYRFGQLAQNTDYELWAESNGKKSSTKTISSFDSKNSFQINLKVDTSK, encoded by the coding sequence ATGATGATGCTTGGTTGCTCGCTTGCACTTGGCGCGAGCGCTGTACACGGCGTAAATCTTGCCGCGCAGCGTGGGCCTGTCCAGCGTGTGGTGCAGGGCAAGGTTACGGACAAGGGCGATGCGGCTGTGAACGGCGCGGTGGTCTATCTGAAGGATGACCATACGATGGCCGTGAAGAGCTTTATCACCCAGGCGGATGGCACTTACCGTTTCGGCCAGCTTGCGCAGAATACGGACTACGAGTTGTGGGCTGAGAGCAACGGGAAGAAGTCTTCGACGAAGACGATCAGCTCGTTCGACAGCAAGAACTCGTTCCAGATTAATCTGAAGGTCGATACCAGCAAGTAG